One genomic window of Anaerolineae bacterium includes the following:
- a CDS encoding DUF2877 domain-containing protein: SRPVQQQFARGSFVAQTLAVFERACNLVTPTDDIIALVAPQIGDGPLNIVIDGAADFFIKIHPGSPVTGEENWLRVNGLQIDLGQAMVWEPQPDWDTLRACRSMIESHLPLLRALACRRAPANTLLQLLAKATPQHGLTGIILAAAQKAGKALPEGWTGNLKQLQEAGAKLAGLGGGLTPAGDDFLMGVMLWAWLAHPNPPLFCRTLLYPAFSRTTALSTAFLQAAARGECSVSWHRLLAALSAGHQAHLAAAVQEVLAHGATSGADTLAGFLYLPATPAKHDGLMRTTR; encoded by the coding sequence AGCCGCCCGGTGCAACAACAATTCGCCCGGGGGTCGTTTGTCGCTCAGACGCTGGCCGTTTTTGAACGCGCCTGCAATCTGGTTACGCCCACCGACGATATCATCGCCCTGGTCGCTCCCCAAATTGGCGACGGCCCGCTCAATATCGTTATAGACGGCGCAGCAGATTTTTTCATAAAGATTCATCCCGGCTCGCCGGTAACGGGGGAGGAAAATTGGCTGCGGGTCAATGGACTACAGATTGACCTGGGCCAGGCGATGGTATGGGAGCCGCAACCGGACTGGGATACCCTGCGGGCCTGCCGCTCAATGATTGAGTCTCACTTGCCGCTCTTACGCGCGCTGGCCTGCCGCCGCGCTCCGGCCAATACTCTGCTACAGTTACTGGCAAAAGCTACGCCGCAACATGGGCTGACCGGGATTATTCTGGCTGCGGCTCAAAAAGCCGGCAAAGCTCTGCCAGAAGGTTGGACAGGCAACTTAAAACAACTGCAAGAAGCAGGCGCTAAATTGGCCGGGCTGGGAGGCGGGCTGACCCCTGCTGGCGACGATTTTCTTATGGGCGTGATGCTCTGGGCCTGGTTGGCCCATCCCAATCCCCCCCTTTTCTGCCGCACTCTCCTCTATCCAGCGTTTTCTCGCACCACAGCCCTTTCTACCGCTTTTTTACAAGCAGCTGCCCGGGGAGAATGTTCTGTTTCCTGGCACCGTCTGCTGGCCGCCCTGAGCGCCGGCCACCAAGCCCACCTTGCGGCGGCGGTTCAAGAAGTTCTGGCGCACGGAGCAACCTCCGGGGCAGACACGCTGGCCGGATTCCTGTACCTTCCTGCTACCCCGGCCAA